Genomic window (Streptomyces liliiviolaceus):
GGGTATCGCGCCCGATGGGATTCGTACGGCGCACCGGCCAGGGTGGAAAGGGACCAACCCTCCGGAACCCGGACCGACGGCGAGAAGGACCCACCATGTCACTGGACACCCCCCTGCCCGGAACCCGACTTGAGCGACTGTCGGCGCACGAAGCCCTCCAGCGCCTCGAACACGAACGCAACTCCCGCCTCACGCAACTGCTGGCCCTCGACGAGGCGGGGGCGGACGAGGAGACGGAGGAACACGTGGTGTCCGCGCAGAAGGACACGATCCGGCGGGTCCTCGCCGAGGTCGAGGACGCCTTCGCCCGCGTCCGGAACGGCAGGTACGGCGACTGCCTCGACTGCGCGAAGCCCATTCCGGTCGAGCGCCTGGAGATCCTGCCGTACACGCGGTTCTGCGTCCCCTGCCGACGCGGGACCGTCTGACGACAGTCCGTCCGCCCTCCGACATCCGCCCTGCGGCATCCGCCCTGCCCTGGGCTCCGATACCCGCCCGCCCTGGGGGTGACATGGTGACCGACCGAATCATCGACGACCGCGGCACGACCCTGTCGGCCGACGACCTCGCCGCGCTGCGCGAGAACCTGCACGAGCAGCGTCTGTTCCGCCAGGAGCAGCTGAAGCAACTACGACAACAGGCGCAGGAGCTCCCGGCGTCCGACACGCACCGCGCCGACGCGCCGAGCGACCGCCGGGCCGGCCCTCAGGCCGAGGTCCGGGGCAAGCTCGCCGCCTCCGCCCGTACGGTCCTCGCCGACATCGAGGCCGCGCTCGCGCGCATGGACCAGGGCTGCTACGGCTCTTGCCGGCTGTGTCAGGAGCCGATCGACCGCGCACGTCTGGCGGTCGTACCGCAGGGCCGCTACTGCACCCGGTGCCAGCAGGTCAGGGAGGCCGGCCGATGACCGCCTCGGGAGACCTCGGTCGCCTCGCGGGCCGGCATCGCTCCTGGCCCTGGTGCCGGCACTGCACCGGCATCGCCCTCGACCTGGGCAGCGCCCGTACCCGTGCCTGGACGTCCGGGCGACGGACGATCCTCGACGTGCCCACGGTGACCGTCCCGGGAAGCGGCGCCACGTACCCCGTTCAGCGCGGCACCATCGTCGACACCCCCGGCGCCTCCCGGATGCTGGACCGGCTGCTCGGCCACCGGCTGCCCCGGTTCGGCCGCCCGCTGCTCATTCTCACGACGCCCGTGCTGGGCGGGGTCGCCTACCGGGCGCAGGCGCGGACCGCCGTCGAGGTCCTGCGCCCGCGTACGGTGCTGACGGTCCCCACCGCACGCGCCGTGGCCATGGCCGTGGACGCAGACCTGACCCGCCCGTTGCTCGTCGTGGACATCGGGGCCCATCTCACCGAGGTCACGCTGCTCGCGGACGGCGCGGTCGTGGACGCCCGCCACACCGCGCTGGGCACCGGCGACCTGGACGGGAACACCCCGCCCTCGCTGATAGCCGACGCGATCGTCGCCATGGTGACCACCATGCTGGAACAGGACCGCACCCCCGAGACGCTCGACGCCCTCCAGCGGGGTGTGCTCCTCGCCGGGGGAGGCGCCCTGCGCCCCGACATCACCTACCGCCTCAGCGGCCGGCTCCACGCTCCCGCGCGGCCCGTGCCGGCCCCGCACACCGCGGCGGTCCGCGGCGCCGCGCAACTGCTGCGGACCGCCCACGCGCACCCGTCGCTGCCGGTCGTGGAGATCGGCGCAGGGTCAGAGTGAGGGCCAGGACGCGGTGGGCCGCGTGTCCGCGACGGACGCGGCCTCCGGCTCCTGCCCCTGACCCTGGATGTTCTGTACGGGGTCGTTGCCGACCAGCATGTCGGGGTCGAACATGACGATCACGGCCGCGAGGACCAGTACGACGATCGGTCCACCCACCATGGGAATCAGGGAGAAGAGCAGATCCATCGAGGACTGGCCCTGGACCCTGGAGCCCGCGTCGACGTGCACGCTCATGGCGGCCATGCCGGTGTAGTGCATGCCCGTGACGGCGACGCCCATGATGACGCTCGCGGCCGCGGCGGACGCCAGGGTGTGCAGGGACACGGCAGCCCAGAGTGCGGCGGTGGCCGCCGTGACGGCGATCAGGACCGACAGGCCGACCGTCACGGGGTCGAAGCTCATGTGCCCGGCGAACTTCATGCCGTACATGCCGATGTAGTGCATCGCCGCCACACCCGCGCCGGTGACCACACCGGCCACTCCCAGGGTGAGGGGCGAGGTGCCGCGGTACCCCACGATGAACACGCCGAGCAGGACCACGGCCACCGCGACGCCCAGGCTGAGGAACGTGAGGGCCATGTCGTACCGGATCGAGGCACCGTCGATGGTGAACCCGATCATGGCGATGAAGTGCATCGTCCAGATGCCCGATCCGATGCAGATCGCGCCCAGTGTGAGCCACGGGCCCCTGCGGCCCTGTGCGCCCATGCGTACCGACCGTGTCGTGCAGCGCAGACCGAGCGCCGCGCCGGCGCAGGCCATCAGGAACGCGACGACCGGAGTGATCATTCCGTAGTTGAACTGGCTGACTGTGCTGTTCACCGAACGCCTTTCGGACCGCGGGACCCGTACGGGGTCCGCGTTGCAGGAACCTTTCCGCAGAACCGTCCGGGCGGGCAGACGAGCCGAGTTCACCGACCTGTGTGTCTGACGCGCTCCGGAACCGACCCTGGGGGCGGACGGCAGCCCAGCACATGACGTTCCGTCATGCCATGGCCTCGGGGGGTGAGCGGGAGGCCAATGCTAGGTATGTGCTCCCCGCTTGTCACTCTGAGACCTGTGACGCAATCAAATTGAGACTTGTACAGGCATATTCCTCCTGCATGCCATCACGCACATTGCCCCTATATCTCCCCCTTGGTCCCGGCCAACCGCTCTTCGGTCCCCGGGTGCCGGTCGACGCGGCGCGGGAGCAGCAGCGGGGTGGCCAGGAGGACGACTCCGGCGACCGCGATCGCGGCGCGGAGGCCGATGAGGGCCGCCAGCGGTCCCCAGGCGGCGGTCATGGCCGCGATGGCGGCGCTGCTGCTGACCGACCAGGCGGTCAGGGTGCGGGCGACCCGGCCGGGGTCGGTGTGGTCGAGCCGGTAGGTGGCCAGCACCGGGTTGAACACACCGCAGCAGGTCACCAGGCCGAGTTGGACGACGATGATGAGGACGATCCCGGGGACGCCGGGCTGGACGAACGCCAGGCCGAGGGGCCAGCACGCCCGCAGCGCACCGGCGGTGCGGAGCACCCGGTGCCGACCGAAGCGCGCCACGAGCCGGTGCGCGAGGCGTGCGCCGACCAGGCCGCCGACGCAGGGGACCGCGAACACCAGGCCGTACTGCCAGGGTGCGAATCCGAGGTCGTCCAGCAGGAGTACGGCGAGCAGGGGCTCGGAGGCCATGATCAGACCGTTGACCACGATGGCGTTGAGGAGCAGCGGGCGCAGCACCGGGTGGGCGAGGATGTGGCGCCAGCCTTCGAGCAGATCGCGGGCCCGCAGCCGGGGCGCGGCGGTTCGCGCGGGAACGGGCTCGCCGCCGCCGATGGCGCGGATGCCCAGGGCCGAGAGCAGATAGCTGACCGCGTTGGCCACCAGGGTCGTCACCGGGCCGAACACGCCGATCGCGTAGCCGCCGAGGGGCGGTCCGACCATGGTCGAGGTCCAGGTCGTGGACTCGAACCGGCTGTTCGCGACCAGCAGGTCCGCCGCCGGCAGGAGCCCTTTCAGATACGCGCCGCTCGCCGCCCTGAACGCGATGTCGGCCGTCGCGACCACGACGGAGACGAGGAGGAGCTGGGCGAAGCCGAGCCGGCCGAGCGCGAACGCGGCGGGGACGCTGATCAGCGCCGCGAACCGCGTCAGGTCCATCGCGATCATGACCGGCCGTTTGCGGCGGAACTCCA
Coding sequences:
- a CDS encoding MFS transporter, which codes for MAGGRTLGRSFNWLWAAFAVSSYGTWIGFGAFPLIAVLVLHSGPAEVAALAAVGRAVGAVMAVPLGPWVEFRRKRPVMIAMDLTRFAALISVPAAFALGRLGFAQLLLVSVVVATADIAFRAASGAYLKGLLPAADLLVANSRFESTTWTSTMVGPPLGGYAIGVFGPVTTLVANAVSYLLSALGIRAIGGGEPVPARTAAPRLRARDLLEGWRHILAHPVLRPLLLNAIVVNGLIMASEPLLAVLLLDDLGFAPWQYGLVFAVPCVGGLVGARLAHRLVARFGRHRVLRTAGALRACWPLGLAFVQPGVPGIVLIIVVQLGLVTCCGVFNPVLATYRLDHTDPGRVARTLTAWSVSSSAAIAAMTAAWGPLAALIGLRAAIAVAGVVLLATPLLLPRRVDRHPGTEERLAGTKGEI
- a CDS encoding MHYT domain-containing protein — translated: MNSTVSQFNYGMITPVVAFLMACAGAALGLRCTTRSVRMGAQGRRGPWLTLGAICIGSGIWTMHFIAMIGFTIDGASIRYDMALTFLSLGVAVAVVLLGVFIVGYRGTSPLTLGVAGVVTGAGVAAMHYIGMYGMKFAGHMSFDPVTVGLSVLIAVTAATAALWAAVSLHTLASAAAASVIMGVAVTGMHYTGMAAMSVHVDAGSRVQGQSSMDLLFSLIPMVGGPIVVLVLAAVIVMFDPDMLVGNDPVQNIQGQGQEPEAASVADTRPTASWPSL
- a CDS encoding acetate and sugar kinases/Hsc70/actin family protein, producing MTASGDLGRLAGRHRSWPWCRHCTGIALDLGSARTRAWTSGRRTILDVPTVTVPGSGATYPVQRGTIVDTPGASRMLDRLLGHRLPRFGRPLLILTTPVLGGVAYRAQARTAVEVLRPRTVLTVPTARAVAMAVDADLTRPLLVVDIGAHLTEVTLLADGAVVDARHTALGTGDLDGNTPPSLIADAIVAMVTTMLEQDRTPETLDALQRGVLLAGGGALRPDITYRLSGRLHAPARPVPAPHTAAVRGAAQLLRTAHAHPSLPVVEIGAGSE
- a CDS encoding TraR/DksA family transcriptional regulator, encoding MSLDTPLPGTRLERLSAHEALQRLEHERNSRLTQLLALDEAGADEETEEHVVSAQKDTIRRVLAEVEDAFARVRNGRYGDCLDCAKPIPVERLEILPYTRFCVPCRRGTV
- a CDS encoding TraR/DksA family transcriptional regulator, which encodes MVTDRIIDDRGTTLSADDLAALRENLHEQRLFRQEQLKQLRQQAQELPASDTHRADAPSDRRAGPQAEVRGKLAASARTVLADIEAALARMDQGCYGSCRLCQEPIDRARLAVVPQGRYCTRCQQVREAGR